Proteins from one Melospiza melodia melodia isolate bMelMel2 chromosome 18, bMelMel2.pri, whole genome shotgun sequence genomic window:
- the IGSF6 gene encoding immunoglobulin superfamily member 6 isoform X2 yields the protein MASFNKFKNVLMLAFDWILFGAGVAGHCQVTVAQPRFQQADSSMNVSLPCSFSASGCSSPQPEVLWFRFLTSTHQGLCTPGCTDQKYKVHSAGNNISLQIKDLTEDDSAVYICGIAFSDSSPLSKQTGDGTVLTVTGSGKQLSHGKLISMIIASTLLFLYSSAVLISFVVYKLKPKLQKKSGKDQTTENCKINSGRKIFQAIAQELQKQRYAQHQQQPEDLEDDTVYQNR from the exons ATGGCATCTTTCAACAAATTTAAAAATGTGCTAATGCTGGCGTTTGACTGGATCCTGTTTGGTGCTG GTGTTGCAGGTCACTGCCAAGTCACTGTGGCCCAGCCCAGGTTTCAGCAGGCTGACTCCTCCATGAACGTGTCCCTACCCTGCTCCTTCTCTGCCTCTGGATgctcctcaccccaacccgaaGTTCTGTGGTTTCGCTTTTTAACTAGTACACATCAGGGTTTGTGTACTCCTGGCTGCACAGATCAGAAGTACAAAGTACATTCAGCAGGAAATAACATCTCACTTCAGATAAAAGATCTGACTGAAGATGACAGCGCTGTTTATATCTGTGGAATAGCATTTTCAGACTCGTCACCCCTTTCTAAACAAACAGGAGATGGAACAGTACTAACAGTAACAG GATCAGGAAAGCAGCTCAGCCATGGAAAACTCATCTCCATGATCATTGCTTCAACCTTACTGTTCCTGTACAGCTCTGCTGTGCTCATTTCCTTTGTGGTCTACAAG CTAAAACCAAAGCTGCAAAAGAAAAGTGGGAAAGACCAAACAACAGAGAACTGT AAAATAAATAGCGGCCGAAAAATTTTTCAAGCAATTGCTcaagagcttcaaaagcagagATATGCTCAACACCAACAACAGCCT GAGGATTTGGAAGATGACACTGTTTATCAGAACAGATGA
- the IGSF6 gene encoding immunoglobulin superfamily member 6 isoform X1: MASFNKFKNVLMLAFDWILFGAAGVAGHCQVTVAQPRFQQADSSMNVSLPCSFSASGCSSPQPEVLWFRFLTSTHQGLCTPGCTDQKYKVHSAGNNISLQIKDLTEDDSAVYICGIAFSDSSPLSKQTGDGTVLTVTGSGKQLSHGKLISMIIASTLLFLYSSAVLISFVVYKLKPKLQKKSGKDQTTENCKINSGRKIFQAIAQELQKQRYAQHQQQPEDLEDDTVYQNR, encoded by the exons ATGGCATCTTTCAACAAATTTAAAAATGTGCTAATGCTGGCGTTTGACTGGATCCTGTTTGGTGCTG CAGGTGTTGCAGGTCACTGCCAAGTCACTGTGGCCCAGCCCAGGTTTCAGCAGGCTGACTCCTCCATGAACGTGTCCCTACCCTGCTCCTTCTCTGCCTCTGGATgctcctcaccccaacccgaaGTTCTGTGGTTTCGCTTTTTAACTAGTACACATCAGGGTTTGTGTACTCCTGGCTGCACAGATCAGAAGTACAAAGTACATTCAGCAGGAAATAACATCTCACTTCAGATAAAAGATCTGACTGAAGATGACAGCGCTGTTTATATCTGTGGAATAGCATTTTCAGACTCGTCACCCCTTTCTAAACAAACAGGAGATGGAACAGTACTAACAGTAACAG GATCAGGAAAGCAGCTCAGCCATGGAAAACTCATCTCCATGATCATTGCTTCAACCTTACTGTTCCTGTACAGCTCTGCTGTGCTCATTTCCTTTGTGGTCTACAAG CTAAAACCAAAGCTGCAAAAGAAAAGTGGGAAAGACCAAACAACAGAGAACTGT AAAATAAATAGCGGCCGAAAAATTTTTCAAGCAATTGCTcaagagcttcaaaagcagagATATGCTCAACACCAACAACAGCCT GAGGATTTGGAAGATGACACTGTTTATCAGAACAGATGA